The Phoenix dactylifera cultivar Barhee BC4 chromosome 9, palm_55x_up_171113_PBpolish2nd_filt_p, whole genome shotgun sequence genome window below encodes:
- the LOC120111973 gene encoding uncharacterized protein LOC120111973 produces MEACTPSSPTVRNTSPKAWINEFHYSNKGKDQNEFIEIVVGPSTDAASLKLILYNGSNGRMYRSLSLSDNEAFSVSKSGSGFLIYTAFIPIQNGPADGIALLSGRDGKTV; encoded by the exons ATGGAAGCATGCACTCCAAGCAGTCCAACTGTGCGCAACACCTCGCCAAAGGCTTGGATTAATGAGTTCCACTATAGCAATAAAGGCAAAGACCAAAATGAG TTTATTGAGATTGTAGTTGGGCCATCAACTGATGCAGCATCCCTGAAGCTTATATTGTATAATGGAAGTAACGGAAGAATGTACAGGTCATTGTCACTGTCAGACAATGAAGCTTTTAGTGTCAGCAAAAGTGGATCAGGATTTCTCATCTACACAGCTTTTATTCCTATCCAGAACGGTCCTGCTGATGGTATAGCATTGCTTTCAGGCAGAGATGGAAAAACAGTTTGA
- the LOC120111847 gene encoding villin-4-like, protein MSVSMRELDPTFQGAGQKAGIEIWRIENFHPVAVPKSSHGKFFTGDSYIILKTTALKSGALRHDIHYWLGKDTSQDEAGTAAIKTVELDAALGGRAVQYREVQAHETEKFLSYFKPCIIPQQGGVVSGFRHSEVNEHEHETRLYVCKGKHVVHVKEVPFARSSLNHDDIFILDTKSKIFQFNGSNSSIQERAKALEVVQYIKDTYHDGKCEVAAVEDGKLMADAEAGEFWGLFGGFAPLPRKGASEDVKSAEVFSARLLCVENGQPVPIDADSLTREMLQTNKCYLLDCGIEVYVWMGRNTSLEERKSASTAAEDLIREPDRPNAHVIRVIEGFETVMFRSKFDTWPQTANVTVSEDGRGKVAALLKRQGLNVKGLMKTDPVKDAEPQPYIDCTGNLQVWRVNGQEKIALSSSDQSKFYSGDCYIFQYSYPGEDREEYLVGTWFGKKSIKVN, encoded by the exons ATGTCGGTGTCAATGAGAGAGTTGGATCCTACTTTCCAAGGAGCAGGACAGAAAGC AGGGATTGAAATATGGCGTATTGAGAATTTTCATCCAGTTGCTGTCCCAAAGTCCTCTCATGGGAAGTTTTTCACAGGGGATTCTTACATCATTCTGAAG ACAACTGCCTTAAAAAGTGGTGCTCTGCGTCATGATATCCATTACTGGCTTGGAAAAGATACAAGCCAG GATGAAGCTGGGACTGCTGCCATCAAGACTGTGGAACTTGATGCAGCCCTTGGTGGACGTGCTGTTCAGTATCGTGAGGTTCAGGCCCATGAAACCGAGAAGTTCCTGTCTTATTTTAAACCATGTATCATTCCACAACAGGGAGGGGTGGTATCTGGATTCAGGCATTCTGAAGTAAATGAACATGAGCATGAGACTCGTCTATATGTTTGCAAAGGAAAACATGTTGTCCATGTAAAAGAG GTTCCATTTGCGCGGTCATCCctcaatcatgatgacatattCATTCTGGATACCAAGTCTAAGATTTTTCAGTTTAATGGATCCAACTCATCTATTCAAGAGAGGGCTAAAGCTCTTGAAGTTGTCCAATACATTAAAGATACCTATCATGATGGCAAGTGTGAGGTTGCTGCTGTAG AGGATGGAAAGTTGATGGCTGATGCTGAGGCTGGAGAGTTCTGGGGTCTCTTTGGTGGCTTTGCACCTCTTCCGAGAAAGGGAGCCTCTGAGGATGTAAAAAGTGCGGAGGTCTTTTCTGCAAGGCTTCTTTG TGTTGAGAACGGGCAGCCAGTGCCTATTGATGCTGATTCATTGACAAGGGAAATGCTACAGACAAATAAGTGTTACCTGCTGGATTGTGGTATTGAAGTTTATGTGTGGATGGGCAGAAATACATCTCTCGAGGAGCGGAAAAGTGCAAGCACTGCTGCAGAG GATTTAATTCGTGAACCTGACCGACCTAATGCTCATGTAATCCGTGTTATTGAGGGATTCGAAACTGTCATGTTTCGATCAAAATTTGACACATGGCCGCAGACAGCTAATGTAACAGTGTCCGAAGATGGTAGAGGCAAGGTCGCCG CACTTCTAAAACGCCAAGGATTGAATGTGAAAGGCCTTATGAAGACTGATCCTGTCAAAGATGCTGAACCTCAGCCATATATTGATTGCACAGGCAATTTACAG GTTTGGCGTGTTAATGGCCAAGAAAAGATCGCTCTTTCATCGTCTGATCAGTCAAAATTTTATAGCGGAGATTGTTATATTTTCCAGTATTCATATCCTGGTGAAGATAGAGAAGAATACCTTGTTGGCACTTGGTTTGGGAAGAAAAGCATCAAGGTAAATTAG
- the LOC120111972 gene encoding uncharacterized protein LOC120111972, whose product MVFVALPPQTLIFYRNPSSSPFLLAINLSSAIRIRKRRDIGATFRSNGSYWSSNSQEEKSLSHRTSIVLSSRIWLGKLDNCFKLLVSGIITFSTLFSLSPVADAVSDQAYSLTYQCEDVGSYYHDVDGLKGAALMKKLNSIVSPHLSLPYKEVWDALKFLDAADIDNPETSSEVIEIYSLRPVSKLLAGKPEGWNREHLWPRSYGLTDGPSLTDLHNIRPAGCQW is encoded by the exons ATGGTCTTCGTCGCCCTTCCCCCTCAAACCCTAATTTTCTACAGAAATCCTTCCTCCTCCCCCTTTCTGCTCGCCATCAATCTCTCCTCCGCCATTAGAATTcgcaaaagaagagacattgGCGCTACATTTAGAAGCAATGGCTCCTATTGGAGTAGTAATTCTCAGGAAGAGAAATCCCTCTCTCATCGCACCTCGATCGTCCTTTCTTCCAG GATTTGGTTGGGTAAATTGGACAACTGCTTTAAGCTATTGGTCTCGGGAATCATCACATTCTCCACTCTATTCTCGCTCAGTCCCGTGGCTGATGCCGTCAGTGACCAGGCCTACTCCTTGACGTATCAGTGTGAAGATGTTGGGAGTTATTACCACGATGTTGATGGGTTGAAAGGTGCTGCATTGATGAAGAAGCTCAATTCCATTGTTTCCCCTCACCTATCACTGCCTTACAAAGAG GTGTGGGATGCGCTCAAGTTTCTTGATGCAGCTGATATTGATAACCCAGAAACCTCCTCAGAAGT aaTTGAAATCTACTCACTGAGACCAGTCTCGAAGCTGTTGGCAGGAAAGCCAGAAGGATGGAACA GAGAACACTTATGGCCTCGTTCATATGGCCTAACAGATGGCCCATCTTTAACTGATTTACATAATATTCGTCCTGCAGGATGTCAATGGTAA